From Streptomyces sp. NBC_00683, one genomic window encodes:
- a CDS encoding transglycosylase family protein: MLLSSKGKHRRPSKAVRIATLAGVTGAAVAVPLMGATGASAASVATWDAVAQCESGGNWSINTGNGYYGGLQFSQSSWAAAGGTQFAARADLASKAQQITAAEKLLDLQGPGAWACAGAGGLANDGVDPGVDASAPSADKAAQPERKAEQPTTRSEKRTAPEASKTVTTPTGDKVKKGDGEYKVKAGDTLSTIAEAKKVKGGWQKLFKLNDDIVEDADLIFPGQQLHLK; this comes from the coding sequence ATGCTGCTTTCGAGCAAGGGCAAGCACCGTCGCCCGTCCAAGGCCGTCCGTATCGCCACCCTGGCCGGCGTCACCGGTGCCGCAGTCGCCGTTCCGCTGATGGGTGCGACCGGCGCCTCCGCCGCCTCCGTCGCCACGTGGGACGCCGTCGCGCAGTGCGAGTCCGGTGGCAACTGGTCCATCAACACCGGCAACGGCTACTACGGCGGCCTGCAGTTCTCGCAGTCCAGCTGGGCAGCCGCCGGCGGCACGCAGTTCGCCGCCCGCGCCGACCTGGCCTCCAAGGCTCAGCAGATCACCGCCGCCGAGAAGCTCCTCGACCTGCAGGGCCCGGGCGCCTGGGCGTGCGCCGGTGCCGGCGGCCTCGCCAACGACGGTGTGGACCCGGGTGTCGACGCCTCCGCGCCGAGCGCCGACAAGGCCGCCCAGCCGGAGCGCAAGGCCGAGCAGCCCACCACGCGCAGCGAGAAGCGCACCGCCCCCGAGGCCTCGAAGACCGTCACGACCCCGACCGGGGACAAGGTCAAGAAGGGTGACGGCGAGTACAAGGTGAAGGCCGGCGACACCCTGAGCACGATCGCCGAGGCGAAGAAGGTCAAGGGCGGCTGGCAGAAGCTGTTCAAGCTCAACGACGACATCGTCGAGGACGCCGACCTGATCTTCCCGGGTCAGCAGCTCCACCTGAAGTAG
- the eno gene encoding phosphopyruvate hydratase, with product MPSIDVVVAREILDSRGNPTVEVEVGLDDGSTGRAAVPSGASTGAFEAIELRDGDPNRYHGKGVEKAVLAVIEQIGPELVGYDATEQRLIDQAMFDLDATENKGSLGANAILGVSLAVAHAASEASDLPLFRYLGGPNAHLLPVPMMNILNGGSHADSNVDIQEFMIAPIGAESFSEALRWGAEIYHTLKKVLKTKGLSTGLGDEGGFAPNLESNRAALDLILEAVKEAGYVPGRDIALALDVAASEFYKDGKYEFEGKSRSAAEMTEYYEELVSAYPLVSIEDPLYEDDWAGWKVITDKLGGKVQIVGDDLFVTNPERLARGIEEGSANALLVKVNQIGSLTETLDAVELAQRNGFKCMMSHRSGETEDVTIADLAVAVNCGQIKTGAPARSDRVAKYNQLLRIEEILDDAAVYAGRSAFPRFRFEG from the coding sequence GTGCCGTCCATCGACGTCGTCGTAGCCAGGGAAATCCTCGACTCCCGGGGCAACCCCACGGTCGAGGTCGAGGTTGGCCTCGACGACGGCAGCACGGGACGTGCTGCTGTTCCGTCCGGCGCCTCCACCGGTGCGTTCGAGGCCATTGAGCTTCGCGACGGCGACCCCAACCGGTACCACGGCAAGGGTGTCGAGAAGGCCGTCCTCGCCGTCATCGAGCAGATCGGCCCGGAGCTCGTCGGTTACGACGCCACCGAGCAGCGCCTCATCGACCAGGCGATGTTCGACCTCGACGCCACCGAGAACAAGGGCTCCCTCGGCGCCAACGCCATCCTCGGCGTCTCGCTGGCCGTGGCCCACGCCGCGTCCGAGGCGTCCGACCTGCCGCTCTTCCGCTACCTCGGCGGCCCGAACGCGCACCTGCTGCCCGTTCCGATGATGAACATCCTGAACGGCGGCTCGCACGCCGACTCCAACGTGGACATCCAGGAGTTCATGATCGCGCCGATCGGCGCCGAGTCCTTCTCCGAGGCCCTTCGCTGGGGCGCGGAGATCTACCACACGCTGAAGAAGGTCCTCAAGACCAAGGGCCTGTCCACCGGTCTCGGTGACGAGGGCGGCTTCGCCCCGAACCTCGAGTCCAACCGCGCCGCCCTGGACCTGATCCTCGAAGCCGTCAAGGAAGCCGGCTACGTTCCGGGCCGCGACATCGCGCTCGCCCTCGACGTTGCCGCGTCCGAGTTCTACAAGGACGGCAAGTACGAGTTCGAGGGCAAGTCCCGCTCGGCCGCCGAGATGACCGAGTACTACGAGGAGCTCGTCTCCGCGTACCCGCTGGTCTCCATCGAGGACCCGCTGTACGAGGACGACTGGGCCGGCTGGAAGGTCATCACCGACAAGCTCGGCGGCAAGGTGCAGATCGTCGGTGACGACCTGTTCGTCACCAACCCCGAGCGCCTGGCCCGTGGCATCGAGGAGGGCTCGGCCAACGCCCTGCTCGTCAAGGTCAACCAGATCGGTTCGCTGACCGAGACCCTGGACGCCGTCGAGCTGGCCCAGCGCAACGGCTTCAAGTGCATGATGTCCCACCGCTCCGGTGAGACCGAGGACGTCACCATCGCCGACCTCGCCGTCGCCGTGAACTGCGGCCAGATCAAGACCGGCGCCCCGGCCCGCTCGGACCGTGTCGCCAAGTACAACCAGCTGCTGCGCATCGAGGAGATCCTCGACGACGCCGCGGTGTACGCGGGCCGTTCGGCGTTCCCGCGGTTCCGCTTCGAGGGCTGA
- a CDS encoding DUF501 domain-containing protein codes for MDTPPPQTESTAPTEADIAAFEQQLGRPPRGLRAIAHRCPCGNPDVVETQPRLEDGTPFPTTFYLTCPRAASAIGTLEANGVMKEMTERLTTDPELAAAYRAAHEDYIARRDAIEVLEGFPSAGGMPDRVKCLHVLVGHSLAAGPGVNPLGDEAIAMLPQWWAKGPCVSPCGDEGA; via the coding sequence ATGGACACGCCCCCTCCGCAGACCGAATCCACCGCGCCCACCGAGGCGGACATCGCCGCGTTCGAGCAGCAGCTCGGCCGGCCGCCGCGCGGGCTGCGCGCCATCGCGCACCGCTGCCCGTGCGGCAACCCGGACGTGGTCGAGACGCAGCCCCGTCTGGAGGACGGCACGCCGTTCCCGACGACGTTCTACCTGACCTGTCCGCGTGCCGCGTCCGCGATCGGCACGCTGGAGGCCAACGGGGTCATGAAGGAGATGACCGAGCGCCTCACGACGGACCCGGAGCTGGCCGCCGCGTACCGTGCCGCGCACGAGGACTACATCGCGCGTCGTGATGCCATCGAGGTCCTGGAGGGCTTCCCCAGTGCCGGCGGCATGCCGGACCGGGTGAAGTGCCTGCACGTGCTGGTCGGTCACTCGCTGGCGGCCGGGCCCGGCGTCAACCCGCTGGGCGACGAGGCCATCGCGATGCTGCCGCAGTGGTGGGCGAAGGGTCCGTGCGTGTCGCCGTGCGGCGACGAAGGGGCCTGA
- a CDS encoding FtsB family cell division protein, giving the protein MAGKDRDRFSTATRLRLLGEQTAARVYRSQNRRQARRSRLTGRAAFLALIVCSLVVALAYPMRQYISQRDEIADQERLTQEAHRRTEELRDEKARLKDDAYIRRLAREHLHYVSPGETGYTVIDPDAAEVRRGEPGATGRPWHSNLWDGVDSADRG; this is encoded by the coding sequence ATGGCCGGGAAGGACCGCGACCGGTTCTCCACCGCGACCAGGCTGCGGCTGCTCGGGGAGCAGACCGCGGCCCGCGTGTACCGGTCCCAGAACCGCCGCCAGGCCCGCCGCTCCCGGCTCACCGGCAGGGCCGCGTTCCTGGCTCTGATCGTCTGCTCCCTGGTCGTCGCCCTCGCCTACCCGATGCGGCAGTACATCTCCCAGCGCGACGAGATCGCCGATCAGGAGAGGCTCACGCAGGAGGCGCACCGGCGGACCGAGGAGCTGCGCGACGAGAAGGCGCGGCTCAAGGACGACGCGTACATCCGGCGACTTGCGCGTGAGCACCTCCACTACGTCTCGCCCGGGGAGACCGGTTATACGGTGATCGACCCGGACGCGGCCGAGGTGCGCCGCGGTGAACCGGGTGCGACGGGCAGGCCCTGGCACTCGAACCTCTGGGACGGCGTCGACAGCGCAGACCGCGGCTGA